The Mangrovibacterium diazotrophicum DNA window AGCGTTTCATCCATTTTTCGACGAATATATATTCCGGTTGACCTTTCTGAATTTTTAACTGGTAAAATTGGTGTATTGCCTGCCCTAAAGCATTCTGCTTATCACGCAAGTAGAAAAGTGCTGACTGTTTTGATGGATTTGCCCCTAAGTAGAATACTTTTTTGGTATTCAATAGATTGACGAATTTTGAAATTGAGTTCTTAATGTTATGTCTATCCGCGTCGATAGCATTAATTTGCTCAAATTGTTCGTTTTCTTCATTCACTAATACTGAAGAATCTTCTCTTTTTCCGATATAAAAAACACGCAGGTCGTGATTACGGGAAAGAAAGTCACTTACCATTTCTTCCAGGGGACTTTCTTCGGTTGATGCGATAGTAAAATCCTTCAACGGATAGTCTAAGTTGTATTTGATTTCTGTGTCATTTGTTCTTCTCGGTCTCGATTCGAGTTCATCGAGTCTCATGTTTAATAAATTGATTTGGTTGATAAGGTTTAGTCCTTCTCTTGACGTTTTGCTTACTCCTTCTAATTCCTTTTTATATTTTATTACACTCTCTCGAATATTGTCTATTACAATCTCGATAGCCATCTCACCTACAGCGTAGGATACTTGTTTTGAAATTCTAACAAACTCGGACACATGGTCAAATAGAAAATCAATTTTATTTTTTTCATCTGTAATTTTTACGGTGTGGACATTTGCAAACGTATAATCTGCATCTTCTTCCGGCCACAACGAGATTTCAACACTATAATCCTCAATTTCAAAATGGAAATCAATGAAACCTGACTCAGAATTTTGACACAGTGCTCTTTCGTAGGTTACAATATTTGCGTCGTTCAATACCTCACTCGCAAATGAAAATGTGTCTTTTTGCTGATTTCGAAGGTAATCGAGAACCAACAAGAGTGCTTTCACTATAGTTGATTTCCCCGAATTGTTTTTACCAACCATGAGGGTTATTTCACCTAATTCTAAAGGTTCAAGTTTGACGAATCGTCTAAAATTTTTGAATCCTATTTTTTTCATCTTGCAAGGTTAATAATGACTTGTGCAGTGATTATACACAGGTCGAATATTTTTGATTTAATACTTTAATTCTGTTTGTAATAGCTGCTCGGAGAGCCTCTGGCTCCAATACTTCAATTTTCTCACCGAAAGAAAAAATCGTTGATTCCAATTCGTAATTCAGTTGAAGTTTTAATTCAATCCGGGTTCCGTCTTCATCCTTTTTTATTTTCTGTGAACCATGAATGGGTTTAGACGTGATGTAAGGTAACAGGTCATCATCGGCCTTTAAAACTACCTTTTGGGGTTCCTGCGCATCATCTACTGATACTCCAATAACGTCGTCGAAATAGTCAGAGAAGTCAATTTTTGTATTTGCGATGTATTTTGTTTTGCTTTCGTTGATTTCCTGAATGCGGTCAAGCGCCAGGTTCGTGATGCTTCCATATTCGTTATTCAACCCAAATAAAAACCAGCGGTTGTTATACTGTTTCAGGTGGTAGGGATGAATTTCAAATAATAACTCTCTTTCTGTTTTAAATGGTTTGTAAGTTATTAGCAGCACCTTTTTGCTGACAATGGCGTTATAAATATCACCAATGTACTCGCGCCCGGTTAAAAATGGGTTTTCTTCAAAACTCAGTATGTTATCATCAGTTTTGAGATTAAAAGTTTGCTCCAAGCGGGCTGTTAGTTCCTCCACCCAGTCAAACTGAGGCATCCCTTTAAAACGGGAAAGCGTTAATAAGGACTCCTTTAATTGTTGCGCTTCTTGCTCGTTTAAAGGTTGGCTGTTAATCGAAAAGCTCAAGTCGGTATAACGGTAAAATGCTTTTCGACCATCTTTAAAGGATTCGATTGGTGCATCAAAACCTTTTGAATCCTGCATGAATTTTATGTCTTCGTATACTTGACGTCGTTTTACCCCTGAAGATTTTGGGTCAACATCCAATAAAGCGTCATTACATGCGTCAATTAAATCCTCGATGTAATATTTTCTACCCGGATTCCGAAAACATCTATCCAAAGCCTGGTATCGTATAGTCGCGTTTTTGTTGGTTGACACGTTTTCTTAGTTTTATTAATTCGATTTTGCTCTACGAATTGCTCTTTCTTCATTTTTATTCGGTTCATAAACCTGCTCTGTCGGCGATAGCATCAGTAGTTTGCTTTCAATTATCTGATAAAATCTATCTATTTAACAATTTGCTTTCTCTTTACTCAGAGATTACCTCTTTCAATTTCCCGAAACATAGCGTCTTAATATCCAATTCAGCAATCAGTTAGCATTAAATCAGTCCTTTCCTTCTCTTAATTCTTTAATTCGTTTTGCCAAAAACATATTTAATACAGTCGATGACAAGGCTAAGTATGGCAATTTACTAAAGAAAAGATAAACATAAAAAACAAAAAACAGGATAATTATCAACATAGGAGAGGGGATTTGTAGGAAATGTAGGAAAAGCAAATTTCCAGTCATGCAAAGAAAAACCTGTCTTATGTACCCCTCATTAGTTATCGATAGAGGCTATTGGTATATATTGATTGTTCTAAGTGAATACTCAATTCCAGCTAATTCTCCACGAAGATGTAGTCTTTCGTCTTTGGTGTCATCGTCATTCTCAATAAGTCTTTTTTCAATTACCTCTTTTCGCTGCATTAGCTGTGAAATGATTTGATCAAAAGATTTTTCAGGCGAAACATCAAAGAGATTAGCTGAATTTTCCCTTTTCCCAGCTAAATACAGGAATTTATCACACAACTCTTCATAGTAAATCAAAATACTGTTGTGGTCAGACAGAAATTTCAGTAACGGATTAAGAAATTGCATGAATAACTCGTGGCTGATAGGGGATCCTTTCTTTCTCGCCATAGGTCTGCCCCTTAATTGCTTTGATGAAAACAAAGAAACTTCTAGTTGTTCACCTGAATTTACCAATTCAAATTGAATACATCCTTTCACTTGAGCCCCTAGTGAACTATAAGCCTCCACTTTAATCCAATTTACCTTATTGTGAGTGAGGTAGAACTCCCAATCCGTAACCACCTTTTTAGCAACAATACTTAGCGCTCCAGCATAATGGTCGTTGAATATTTCTTTTAGTACTGGCTTTACTTTTCTGAAACTTTCATTTTTCGGTTTATCTAGTTTCTCGCCCAATTTAATAAGACAGATATCAATAGCTTGAACTAACTCATAGTTTTCGACCACTTCAGAACTGTATCTTTCATTCCATTTGAAAAAGCTGGTTTTATATCGATCCATCTCGGAACTTATATAATAATAATTGTCTTGCTTAGCCATTCAGAAGGTTTTTACTTTGTGGGGGTTCCATTAGGTTATTAAGATATACACGATTGAGTTATGCACTTGCTAAATCCTTTCATTCATCTTTCCATCAATTTCATTAGTAGTTACCGAAACCTGCATTAACCAGGTTTTGATCGTATCGCGGTCTAATAGTTCTACATTATTCAATCGGCCAAATTCTATGGCATTTGGTGTAAAATACCTATTCGTGATAGCTTGCAAATTAAACTCTTTGTTGAATTTTTCTTTAAACTTCCCCAAAGCATAGTAAACCTCTTGACCTGGAGTTATCCCTTGATTATTAATGCTGTGCTTTACCTGGATTAAATAATTCATACTGTCACAGAAGTGAATTACATCGACCCCTTTATCGTTTGACTTTGAAGTGAGGTAGGTCTTTCCTCCTTTTATCTTCTCAATTAGCACGGCAATAACTGCTTCAAACGCCAATGGTTGTAGCCGATCTAATTCTGAAATTGTCTTAATTCTTTTTTCTTTTGCCTTTGAGCCATCAAATCCCATTGAATCCCAAATTTCTTCTCGACTAATTTCAATTTGTTCGGTCGGGAAAAGTGTTATCTGAGCAAGATCAGTTTTCCGGGACAGCAAATTGTTGAGTATAATGTCAAAGGTTTTGATTTCGTCATCAGGAGCAACTGCCATCGGGTAGTAGACGTGGACTTCTTTTTTTTGACCAATCCTGAATACCCGATCAGTTGCTTGTTGTTCTTTGGCTGGGTTCCAATGTCTTGAGTAATGTATGACGTGGTTCGCTTCGGTTATATTCAAGCCAAACCCAGCCGCTAGGGGAGACATGATTATTGCATTGAAGCCTACTTCAGCTTGAAATTTATCCACCTCTTGTTGTCGTGATAATCTACCTCTTTTTTTGTCTGTAACGCTGCTTGGTGTTTCTCCATTTATGATTGATGCAGAGAGATTGTATTTATCGTGTAGTACCTTTCTAAGTACCCGTTGCATCGATCTATTTTCAGTAAATAAAATGACTTTTTCTTCTTTACTTTTGATTTCGGCAAGTAGCGAAATGACTTTTCTCAATTTCGCAGATGTTTCAATCAACTCATCTGTTGGCAAATTTTCAAGCTGATAATGTTTTAACAGAGGATGATCTGAAATTGTCCTAAGATTTAGCAAGACTCGGAGTATATCGTTTCCGCCGGTTGAATTTTCTTTAACAGACTGCAATTCGTTTAAATAGGCGTTATACTGCACCCTGGGCATGGTTTCCTTTTGGATATAGAAGTTAATTGAGGGTAAGTCTTTTAAGACATCATTTTTCATTCTCCTTAATAATGCGTTTCCGATTTCAGTCCGAAGCTGGTTTGATAATTCCACAGAGCGCGTATTTTGCTGTTTCTGAGGGGTATGATACTTCTTCGCAAAATCAGAGGCATTAGAGAGTAAGCCGGGGCAACAAAAATCGATAATACACCACAGATCCATTAAACTATTTTCTACGGGAGTTCCGGTCATTGCAATCCTGAAATCTGATTTTAATGCTTTGGCTGCATTGGTGACAAGGGTCCCTGGTGTTTTTATCTTCTGCACTTCGTCCAAAATGATGACACCCCAATCAATCATTCCCAATAACACCTGTTGTTTGCGGACAGTCTCGTACGTTGTTAGGAATATAGCATTTACGCTTAGTTTGCTTCTGGTTGATTCCCAATCGTTAATATCAACATACTGTCTGAGTCGGCTACCCCAAAGAGTAATAATTTCCATGCTCGGCGAAGGAAAGAATTTGGAATATTCGTTTTGCCAGTTCTCCAGTAAAGAGACCGGAGCAACAACTAGAATCGGATTTTGCTTCTGCTTTTGCATGTACCATTCTATGAAGTACAATACTTGCAGTGTTTTCCCCAACCCCATGTCATCAGCCAATAATACACCTGGAAACGAGTTGGGTGGGAGGTACAATGTTTGAAGCCAAGCAATACCCTCTATCTGATGATCTTTTAGTTGGATGTCCTTACTTAGGTTGTCAATACATTCAAAGTTAAATTTATCAATCTCACATACATTCAATGATTCATCATATTCAAGAAGCTCTGTGTTCTCTTTTATAATAAGCACTTTGGGCTGATTTAGCTCTGTCCTTTCATCGGACTGGTCTTTGGTGATTGGGGACGACGGATTTCTAAGCTGGTCTTCAAAAGTAGGAATGAAT harbors:
- a CDS encoding helix-turn-helix transcriptional regulator codes for the protein MSTNKNATIRYQALDRCFRNPGRKYYIEDLIDACNDALLDVDPKSSGVKRRQVYEDIKFMQDSKGFDAPIESFKDGRKAFYRYTDLSFSINSQPLNEQEAQQLKESLLTLSRFKGMPQFDWVEELTARLEQTFNLKTDDNILSFEENPFLTGREYIGDIYNAIVSKKVLLITYKPFKTERELLFEIHPYHLKQYNNRWFLFGLNNEYGSITNLALDRIQEINESKTKYIANTKIDFSDYFDDVIGVSVDDAQEPQKVVLKADDDLLPYITSKPIHGSQKIKKDEDGTRIELKLQLNYELESTIFSFGEKIEVLEPEALRAAITNRIKVLNQKYSTCV
- a CDS encoding SNF2-related protein, which translates into the protein MIRKTYTESGIEFGCFNELEQIVEFDNWLKSTPPVLFNTLNDLRVNGQLFSIDNERLFLPYEELSNLDDYEIEILELPPYYPFDIFIDIKGTGLKDTSLKINCTFQDFAHGNGTGNVLVFDRKGAYLNGIIEYVLNSEQYLLFKQIDKINSTHFQHSNHVLVEIGELQQKAAAANAILSKILTDTSIIPLAKVQLDIEKIDDDKYRLKPVINNEESSKFQEKFNLFPSIKPEYHFRDNNSKFHVVLKDDDGSNSLKNELSKLKVKQIYTQEDLIENYNSPSKFWDQDLIDLDLFSKRVVELGIYKPKFYPFISPYKSEWIPGIAIEDRISGTRLVNIKNESELLELKEKLAEASSRGSKTFQFKGEELETKEVESFIPTFEDQLRNPSSPITKDQSDERTELNQPKVLIIKENTELLEYDESLNVCEIDKFNFECIDNLSKDIQLKDHQIEGIAWLQTLYLPPNSFPGVLLADDMGLGKTLQVLYFIEWYMQKQKQNPILVVAPVSLLENWQNEYSKFFPSPSMEIITLWGSRLRQYVDINDWESTRSKLSVNAIFLTTYETVRKQQVLLGMIDWGVIILDEVQKIKTPGTLVTNAAKALKSDFRIAMTGTPVENSLMDLWCIIDFCCPGLLSNASDFAKKYHTPQKQQNTRSVELSNQLRTEIGNALLRRMKNDVLKDLPSINFYIQKETMPRVQYNAYLNELQSVKENSTGGNDILRVLLNLRTISDHPLLKHYQLENLPTDELIETSAKLRKVISLLAEIKSKEEKVILFTENRSMQRVLRKVLHDKYNLSASIINGETPSSVTDKKRGRLSRQQEVDKFQAEVGFNAIIMSPLAAGFGLNITEANHVIHYSRHWNPAKEQQATDRVFRIGQKKEVHVYYPMAVAPDDEIKTFDIILNNLLSRKTDLAQITLFPTEQIEISREEIWDSMGFDGSKAKEKRIKTISELDRLQPLAFEAVIAVLIEKIKGGKTYLTSKSNDKGVDVIHFCDSMNYLIQVKHSINNQGITPGQEVYYALGKFKEKFNKEFNLQAITNRYFTPNAIEFGRLNNVELLDRDTIKTWLMQVSVTTNEIDGKMNERI
- a CDS encoding AAA family ATPase, with protein sequence MKKIGFKNFRRFVKLEPLELGEITLMVGKNNSGKSTIVKALLLVLDYLRNQQKDTFSFASEVLNDANIVTYERALCQNSESGFIDFHFEIEDYSVEISLWPEEDADYTFANVHTVKITDEKNKIDFLFDHVSEFVRISKQVSYAVGEMAIEIVIDNIRESVIKYKKELEGVSKTSREGLNLINQINLLNMRLDELESRPRRTNDTEIKYNLDYPLKDFTIASTEESPLEEMVSDFLSRNHDLRVFYIGKREDSSVLVNEENEQFEQINAIDADRHNIKNSISKFVNLLNTKKVFYLGANPSKQSALFYLRDKQNALGQAIHQFYQLKIQKGQPEYIFVEKWMKRFEIGDTFDINFISGEAYECFIKNGDVETHLADMGMGSLQLMQLFFKIATMLRHFKAETKGINLIVEEPELNLHPALQSELADFFFEINDEFGIKFIVETHSEYIIRRTQVLGLKNGLFTTQETNPNPFTVYYFHLTEGPYQMNYTAEGKFDRSFDGGFTNVATNSTKEMLKLNRHVR